TACATGGACAATTATTGTACTTAGCATGCACCAGGAGTGGCAGGAACGTGCAAGGGAGGAGGTTCTTGGCTTATTTGGAAAACACAAACTCGAGTATGAGGGTCTTAATCAACTCAAAATTGTGAGTATCAGACTGAAATTAATTAATATGTTGCAAAGACATGGAACTAGAGGCGCAATATCTTATTAATATCTTGTGCAGGTGACGATGATTCTTTATGAAGTTCTTCGACTATACCCACCGGGTATTGCATTCCACCGGAAAACATATAAGGAGGTTGAGATTGGAGGCATCAGGTACCCAGCTGGTGTGATCCTTGAGATGCCAGTATTGTACATCCACCATGATGTAGACATCTGGGGGGATGAAGTACACGAATTTAGGCCGGATAGATTTGCCGAGGGGATCTCCAAGGCGTCGAAGGAGCCGGGCGCATTTTTCCCATTTGGGTGGGGGCCACGGATCTGTATCTGCCAGAACTTTTCATTGCTTGAGGCTAAGATGGCATTGTGCATGATCCTTCGTGGCTTTAAGTTTGAGCTGGCACCGTCTTACACTCATACACCACATTGTGTGATGATGTTACGTCCCATGCATGGTGCTAATATTAGGTTCCACACAATCTCTTCATAGTATCCCTACATACatcattcacttttatattatatgCATGTACTCTTGTCCACGACGGGTTTTATTTATCCATTTTTGTAACAAAATTCCAACATGAGCTCTGGCTAAATTGAGAACTTG
This portion of the Triticum dicoccoides isolate Atlit2015 ecotype Zavitan unplaced genomic scaffold, WEW_v2.0 scaffold50324, whole genome shotgun sequence genome encodes:
- the LOC119346772 gene encoding cytochrome P450 CYP72A219-like, with the protein product PTKNNRRMHQINKEIESILRGVIGKRMKAMQDGESTKDDLLGLLLESNMTDTDENGQSTLGMSADEVMEECKLFYFAGMETTSILLTWTIIVLSMHQEWQERAREEVLGLFGKHKLEYEGLNQLKIVTMILYEVLRLYPPGIAFHRKTYKEVEIGGIRYPAGVILEMPVLYIHHDVDIWGDEVHEFRPDRFAEGISKASKEPGAFFPFGWGPRICICQNFSLLEAKMALCMILRGFKFELAPSYTHTPHCVMMLRPMHGANIRFHTISS